ACGAATCCCAATTCATTCCCCCTCGTTCTGCAGGGGTATACCTATGACGTGAACGTCATGGCGCTTCCGCTCACCAAGGGAGGTAAGCGTGAGCGGATCGAGTTTCCCGCGGACAAGGCCACTGACGTGCGGCTTCCCTTTAAAGTAGCCTACGGTGATCTTTGGGAGATCCTCAAGCGTCAACCCGACCCGAAGCGGATTCCATATCGCCTGTCAGCGGGGTTCGAGGTGGAGACACCCTTTGGTTCCACAACGGTTCCGGTGAGTAAGGAAAGCTATTTTGCCGTTCCCGAGCGCTATAGAACGTCCGCGGTTCTAAAGGGCGTTACCGGGTTGCTGGATGGTTTTCGCCAATGAATGTCATTGACGTTACCGGGCTCTCAAAGAGTTTCGGTTCCCGCGCCATTCTCGACGGTGTCGCCTTTGCCATCGGCGAGGAT
The nucleotide sequence above comes from Geobacter benzoatilyticus. Encoded proteins:
- a CDS encoding LEA type 2 family protein, whose protein sequence is MKKLFMLVVGLIFCAGCSLFVSKPEVAVKDLNVVGVGVGGVELEFLLTVTNPNSFPLVLQGYTYDVNVMALPLTKGGKRERIEFPADKATDVRLPFKVAYGDLWEILKRQPDPKRIPYRLSAGFEVETPFGSTTVPVSKESYFAVPERYRTSAVLKGVTGLLDGFRQ